Proteins found in one Maridesulfovibrio sp. genomic segment:
- a CDS encoding GNAT family N-acetyltransferase encodes MLKIKRNFTDNTLIENCVNNSSEGMVYHLPGYARFLSSAVGGEERILSVWNDSDLLGFMRYYRKYHPQYGTVYNSSPWFGSHGGCVIADGAGEEIRDILIKSFAEDMQQEQELLFASISLSPSEYWHQEIYFANLQDCTLEPRTAQILELPQQSDNVEEQVFSIMQSKTRNLVRKSLKQGFTRRIANDEKAWSFLLSTHKENMRAIGGTPKSEQHFKALRNELSNSSQLSLALSDGEPVAALLLLKHKGWVEYFIPVIKHEFRPRQPMSFLIFHALCESVREGKNKWNFGGTHAKQKSLHHFKAGWGALSHPYGYIISATSKGKDVLRSNESIFEAFKGYYLFPVRQ; translated from the coding sequence ATGCTGAAAATAAAAAGAAATTTCACAGACAACACACTTATAGAAAATTGCGTTAACAATTCCTCTGAAGGTATGGTTTATCACCTGCCGGGATATGCACGCTTTTTAAGTTCCGCAGTTGGTGGCGAAGAACGTATTCTTTCGGTTTGGAACGATAGCGATCTATTGGGCTTTATGCGCTATTACAGGAAATATCATCCGCAATACGGAACAGTATACAACAGCTCTCCGTGGTTTGGCAGCCATGGGGGATGCGTAATAGCGGACGGGGCTGGGGAAGAAATTCGTGACATTCTTATAAAGTCTTTTGCTGAAGACATGCAGCAAGAGCAAGAACTTCTTTTCGCCAGTATAAGTCTTTCACCTTCTGAATATTGGCATCAGGAAATATATTTTGCAAACTTGCAGGACTGTACTTTGGAGCCGCGAACAGCACAAATACTAGAACTTCCACAGCAAAGCGATAATGTAGAGGAACAAGTCTTTTCAATTATGCAGAGTAAAACCCGCAATCTTGTACGCAAATCACTTAAACAAGGGTTTACGCGCCGCATAGCCAATGATGAAAAGGCATGGTCTTTTCTCTTGTCAACCCATAAAGAGAATATGCGTGCCATAGGCGGAACTCCAAAATCAGAACAACATTTTAAGGCCTTACGAAACGAACTGTCAAATAGCAGTCAGCTATCTCTTGCTTTGTCTGACGGCGAACCTGTTGCTGCTCTCCTCCTGCTTAAGCATAAGGGATGGGTTGAATACTTTATCCCAGTGATCAAACATGAATTCCGCCCTAGACAGCCCATGTCTTTTTTAATCTTCCATGCATTATGTGAGAGCGTTCGGGAAGGCAAAAATAAATGGAATTTTGGAGGTACTCACGCAAAGCAAAAGAGCTTACATCATTTTAAAGCTGGCTGGGGAGCCTTAAGCCATCCATATGGATACATTATTTCTGCCACTTCAAAAGGCAAAGATGTTTTACGATCAAATGAATCAATATTTGAAGCTTTTAAAGGCTATTACCTTTTCCCTGTGAGACAATAA
- a CDS encoding DegT/DnrJ/EryC1/StrS family aminotransferase — MNKNKTIPHSKACFTEKDLNALTRVIQSSMVAHGSLAETLAAHLAEMYGGYGGVSVSSGSIALLIALQCSKIPHGSLIACPTYVCPEVPNAISLSGYSPYFIDTTKDFSIDLQQAKNAAKICNGIILPHLLGIWHDYSQLKEFYPYILEDFAQCLYRPCGKMLPLQGNIGIFSFQGTKPISCGEGGVIIAKSKSELNALIKSQVISKSEYRNNLAPFSDLQAALGLSQLEQLESFSKRRQEIAEFYLSELTGISNIDLPSCQNTSWYRFPLTTKEPITKLIHRFAEYGIAVRRPCSLLSHEFFTNSQGSNNYRGAKKIYDQTFSIPIYPAMNEKQVRQVVKVVKTIFS, encoded by the coding sequence ATGAATAAAAACAAAACGATACCCCATAGCAAGGCATGTTTTACAGAAAAAGACCTTAATGCCCTGACACGAGTTATCCAGAGCTCTATGGTTGCGCACGGCAGCCTTGCTGAAACTTTGGCCGCACATCTCGCCGAAATGTATGGAGGATACGGGGGGGTATCCGTATCCTCAGGATCCATAGCCCTGCTTATAGCTCTACAATGCAGCAAAATACCTCATGGTTCTTTAATTGCTTGTCCTACTTACGTTTGTCCAGAAGTTCCCAATGCAATAAGTTTAAGTGGCTACTCACCCTATTTTATAGATACGACAAAAGATTTTTCAATAGACTTACAGCAGGCAAAAAATGCGGCGAAAATTTGTAATGGAATTATTTTACCTCATTTATTGGGGATTTGGCACGACTATTCTCAACTAAAAGAATTCTATCCATATATTCTGGAAGATTTTGCTCAGTGTCTATATCGCCCTTGTGGAAAGATGCTTCCGCTACAAGGCAACATAGGAATATTTTCTTTTCAAGGGACCAAGCCCATCAGTTGCGGTGAAGGTGGTGTCATAATTGCTAAATCAAAATCAGAATTGAACGCACTTATAAAAAGCCAAGTTATTAGCAAAAGCGAATACAGGAATAATTTGGCACCGTTCTCAGATTTACAGGCGGCGCTTGGCCTGTCTCAACTTGAACAATTAGAATCATTTTCTAAGAGACGCCAGGAAATTGCCGAATTTTATCTTTCAGAACTAACCGGAATAAGCAACATTGACCTGCCCTCATGTCAAAACACATCATGGTATCGTTTTCCTCTGACAACAAAGGAACCGATAACAAAACTTATCCACCGCTTTGCTGAATACGGGATCGCTGTACGAAGACCTTGCTCTTTGTTGAGTCATGAGTTCTTTACAAATTCACAAGGGTCGAATAATTATCGTGGGGCAAAAAAAATATATGACCAAACTTTTTCTATACCTATTTATCCTGCGATGAATGAGAAACAGGTGCGGCAGGTAGTGAAGGTTGTAAAAACTATATTTTCTTAA
- a CDS encoding sulfotransferase, with protein MRPDPHRRISSKDEFAYKQGEELFLNAMNIGLQKIELPPIPQRVDLPLIYIVGAPRSGTTLLYQLLSKHLDVGYVSNIMARFWARPSVGIHIANAVLGDNPDSAPVFESTQGQTPVPAGPHEFGYFWRYWLHLDKNLTHHLTKEDLSRVDKKKLTHTLRSEILGASGKSFVFKTVIAGFCARFLTELHPKSLFIHIHRNQRDIARSLLRCRKDRYGNYHTWWSLIPAAGPFKCKNPGEEVGLQTRYCCAEMTEELDTPGVSSISVNYEDICASPKTIIQQIRTALSPWGNVPAIIRNDFSSFEIHREPPLSASLEEGISKGLKVD; from the coding sequence ATGAGACCCGACCCACACCGCAGAATAAGCAGCAAAGATGAGTTTGCGTATAAGCAAGGTGAAGAACTTTTCCTGAATGCGATGAATATTGGTTTGCAAAAAATAGAGCTTCCACCCATCCCGCAGAGAGTTGATTTGCCTTTAATCTATATTGTGGGCGCACCTAGATCAGGAACAACGTTATTATATCAATTATTGAGTAAACATCTCGATGTTGGGTATGTAAGCAATATAATGGCACGTTTCTGGGCACGTCCTTCAGTTGGAATACACATAGCAAATGCTGTGTTAGGAGACAATCCTGATTCTGCACCTGTTTTTGAATCAACGCAGGGCCAAACTCCTGTTCCCGCCGGCCCGCATGAATTTGGATATTTCTGGCGATACTGGCTCCACTTAGATAAGAATTTAACACATCATTTAACCAAAGAAGATTTAAGCAGGGTCGACAAAAAAAAGCTGACCCATACCCTTAGATCTGAAATTTTGGGGGCAAGTGGAAAAAGCTTCGTTTTTAAGACTGTCATTGCCGGTTTTTGTGCCAGATTTCTAACAGAATTGCATCCCAAATCACTATTTATCCATATCCACAGAAATCAGCGTGACATTGCCCGATCATTATTGCGCTGCCGCAAAGACAGATATGGCAATTACCACACATGGTGGTCTCTAATCCCTGCGGCCGGCCCATTCAAGTGTAAAAATCCGGGTGAAGAGGTCGGATTACAAACAAGATATTGCTGTGCTGAAATGACTGAGGAATTGGATACTCCAGGTGTTAGTAGCATTTCAGTTAACTATGAAGATATTTGCGCTTCTCCAAAAACTATCATCCAACAAATACGCACTGCCCTGTCTCCGTGGGGAAATGTTCCTGCTATAATTAGGAACGACTTCTCTTCATTTGAAATACACAGGGAACCGCCACTCTCTGCCTCATTGGAGGAAGGTATAAGCAAAGGGTTAAAAGTGGATTAA